A single region of the uncultured Bacteroides sp. genome encodes:
- the uxuA gene encoding mannonate dehydratase: MEKTWRWFGKNDKITLAMLRQIGVEGVVTALHQVPNGEVWSLGAINDMKAYIESSGLRWSVVESLPVSETIKYAGPERDALIENYKLSLANLGRAGVKTVCYNFMPVIDWIRTDLEHPWADGTSSLYFDKVRFAYFDCCILKRAGAEADYTDEELRKVHELDAVITQTEKDELVDTIIVKTQGFVNGNIKEGDQNPVAIFNRLLSLYKNIDRDGLRENLRYFLSAIMPVCEEWDINMCIHPDDPPCQMLGLPRIVTGAEDIDWLLHAVDNPHNGLTFCAGSLSAGLHNDVPALARRFAQRTHFVHLRSTNAMADGNFIEASHLAGRGHLVELVRIFEKERPTVPMRVDHGRLMLDDADKGYNPGYSFHGRMLALAQVEGMMAVVKDELRS; encoded by the coding sequence ATGGAAAAGACTTGGAGATGGTTTGGTAAGAATGATAAAATAACCCTTGCCATGCTGAGACAAATAGGAGTAGAAGGTGTTGTGACGGCTTTGCACCAAGTACCCAACGGAGAAGTGTGGAGCCTCGGAGCAATTAACGATATGAAGGCGTATATCGAATCTTCCGGCTTGCGATGGTCGGTGGTAGAGAGTTTGCCTGTCTCCGAAACCATCAAATATGCAGGGCCGGAGCGTGATGCATTGATTGAAAACTATAAACTCAGTCTGGCCAACCTCGGCCGGGCAGGCGTGAAGACTGTTTGTTACAACTTCATGCCCGTTATCGACTGGATTCGTACCGACTTGGAACATCCGTGGGCGGACGGCACCTCTTCTCTCTACTTCGACAAAGTACGTTTTGCCTATTTTGATTGTTGCATTTTGAAACGTGCGGGTGCTGAGGCCGACTATACCGATGAAGAGCTTCGCAAGGTGCACGAGCTGGATGCTGTTATCACGCAGACAGAGAAAGACGAGCTGGTAGATACCATCATCGTGAAAACACAAGGCTTTGTGAATGGTAACATTAAAGAAGGCGATCAAAATCCGGTAGCGATCTTCAACCGCCTACTTAGTTTATATAAAAATATAGATCGGGACGGCTTGCGTGAGAATCTGCGTTATTTCCTCTCCGCCATCATGCCCGTTTGCGAGGAGTGGGACATTAATATGTGCATTCATCCCGATGATCCTCCTTGCCAGATGCTTGGCTTGCCCCGTATTGTGACGGGTGCGGAAGATATTGACTGGTTGCTCCATGCGGTAGATAACCCGCACAACGGACTCACCTTCTGTGCCGGTTCGCTCAGTGCGGGCCTGCACAACGATGTACCCGCCCTAGCCCGTCGCTTCGCACAGCGTACTCACTTTGTGCATCTGCGTAGCACCAATGCTATGGCGGACGGCAACTTCATTGAAGCTTCTCACTTAGCGGGTCGCGGTCATTTGGTAGAACTGGTGCGCATCTTTGAAAAAGAACGTCCCACCGTACCTATGCGGGTAGATCACGGGCGATTAATGCTCGATGATGCCGACAAAGGTTATAATCCCGGCTACTCCTTTCACGGTCGCATGCTAGCCCTGGCGCAGGTAGAAGGTATGATGGCTGTGGTCAAAGACGAACTTCGCTCATAA
- a CDS encoding NAD(P)H-dependent oxidoreductase, whose translation MQKGFNLLSMKITILNGDMSTGASDLSTYIENLATQLRGNHSVDVFPLHKMKLHYCSGCWNCWWKTPGQCAKHDEAEPIFRSVINSDFVIFASPLMAGFTSSALKKITDRLIVLLHPYIQLKNGESHHRKRYDRYPDFGLLLQREPGTDEEDIQIVNTIYDRFALNFHNKRKYTRFIESADSNEIIHETTMNETVRQVDKAP comes from the coding sequence ATGCAAAAGGGTTTCAACTTATTGAGCATGAAGATTACCATACTAAACGGTGATATGTCGACTGGTGCAAGTGACTTATCCACTTATATCGAGAATCTTGCCACACAATTAAGAGGAAATCATTCGGTTGATGTATTCCCTCTGCATAAAATGAAGCTGCATTATTGCAGCGGATGCTGGAATTGTTGGTGGAAAACTCCCGGACAATGTGCTAAGCATGATGAAGCGGAACCCATCTTTCGGTCGGTGATTAATTCCGATTTTGTTATCTTCGCATCGCCTTTGATGGCCGGATTTACCAGTTCCGCTTTAAAAAAGATAACCGATAGGTTGATTGTTTTGTTGCATCCGTATATACAGTTGAAAAATGGTGAAAGTCATCACCGGAAACGCTATGACCGTTATCCTGATTTCGGATTGCTCCTGCAACGTGAGCCCGGCACTGACGAAGAAGATATACAGATAGTAAATACTATTTATGACCGCTTTGCACTAAACTTCCACAATAAACGAAAGTATACCCGGTTTATTGAATCGGCTGACAGCAATGAAATAATTCATGAAACGACTATGAATGAAACTGTTCGCCAAGTTGATAAAGCCCCATGA
- a CDS encoding NAD(P)H-dependent oxidoreductase codes for MKLVLFNGSPRYKKSNSALLTEQFLKGYDRFCTEPVPVYYLANYKQREAAAEIFEQAETVLLIFPLYTDCMPGIVKEFFESVAGKSYSPAKKVGFIVQSGFPESIHSEGLERYLKKLVQRLGCAYMGTVIKGGVEGIQSMPPSMTRKLYSKFEALGEYFAQNNSFEPIIATGLRKPYRLSRTYAVIFNLLSKTGITNFYWNGQLKKNGGFEKRFAKPYLG; via the coding sequence ATGAAACTTGTACTATTTAACGGCTCGCCCCGTTATAAAAAGAGCAATTCTGCGTTACTGACGGAGCAATTTTTGAAAGGATACGATCGCTTTTGCACAGAGCCGGTACCGGTATATTATCTGGCAAATTACAAACAGCGTGAAGCAGCTGCGGAAATTTTTGAGCAGGCCGAAACGGTATTGCTTATTTTTCCGCTTTATACCGATTGTATGCCGGGTATTGTGAAGGAATTTTTTGAGAGCGTAGCAGGTAAAAGTTATTCTCCGGCTAAAAAGGTCGGGTTTATCGTTCAGTCGGGCTTTCCGGAAAGTATTCATTCTGAAGGTTTGGAGCGTTATCTGAAAAAACTCGTGCAACGTCTGGGCTGCGCATATATGGGAACGGTGATTAAAGGAGGGGTTGAAGGAATTCAGAGTATGCCTCCGTCAATGACCCGGAAATTATACAGTAAGTTCGAAGCCTTGGGAGAATATTTTGCTCAAAACAATAGCTTTGAACCGATAATTGCAACGGGACTGCGAAAACCATACAGGCTTTCACGAACTTATGCTGTAATATTCAACCTGCTTAGTAAAACAGGCATAACTAATTTCTACTGGAACGGTCAATTAAAGAAAAACGGTGGGTTCGAGAAAAGGTTTGCAAAACCTTATCTCGGTTGA
- a CDS encoding SDR family oxidoreductase: protein MKVFVTGATGFIGSAVVKELIAAGHQVLGLARSEASGQKLKIAGAEVHYGDLTDTESLIAGAQAADGVIHLGFIHDFSRFAEVCAIDRQAIETMGEALIGADKPFVVTSGTGVVAMDGMLTEDIRPMAVMNNPRLGSEQAVDTLAAKGCRVSVVRLPPSVHGEGDKHGFVPILINLAREKGKAAIVNDGKNVWPAVHRLDAARVFRLALEKTASAGTRYHAVSDQGIEMKTIAGAIAARLNVPLVSLAPDQAGEYFTWFTHFASFNNSTSAKTTQEMLGWQPEYPGLMADLEDDVYFPAE, encoded by the coding sequence ATGAAAGTATTTGTAACAGGGGCCACCGGATTTATCGGGTCGGCCGTAGTAAAGGAACTGATAGCAGCCGGACATCAGGTGTTAGGATTGGCTCGTTCCGAAGCATCCGGACAAAAATTAAAGATCGCTGGTGCCGAAGTGCATTACGGCGATTTGACCGATACTGAAAGTTTAATAGCCGGTGCACAAGCTGCTGATGGAGTCATTCATCTGGGATTTATTCACGATTTCAGCCGGTTTGCTGAAGTGTGCGCCATCGACCGGCAAGCGATAGAAACTATGGGCGAAGCGCTGATAGGAGCAGACAAACCTTTTGTGGTAACCTCGGGTACAGGCGTAGTGGCAATGGACGGAATGCTGACCGAAGATATTCGTCCGATGGCTGTCATGAACAATCCGCGCCTAGGTAGCGAACAGGCAGTAGATACGCTTGCAGCCAAAGGTTGCCGGGTGTCGGTAGTGCGCCTCCCACCCTCGGTTCATGGCGAAGGTGATAAGCATGGATTTGTGCCTATACTGATCAATCTGGCTCGTGAAAAGGGTAAAGCTGCCATCGTTAACGATGGAAAGAATGTGTGGCCGGCCGTACACCGACTGGATGCAGCGCGTGTTTTCCGGTTGGCACTGGAAAAAACAGCCTCTGCAGGAACACGTTACCATGCCGTCTCTGATCAGGGAATCGAAATGAAAACGATAGCCGGAGCTATAGCCGCTAGGCTGAATGTCCCTCTGGTATCGCTTGCTCCCGATCAGGCCGGTGAGTATTTCACGTGGTTTACGCATTTTGCCTCTTTCAATAATTCTACTTCTGCCAAAACTACGCAAGAAATGTTGGGATGGCAACCGGAATATCCCGGATTGATGGCAGATTTGGAGGATGATGTATATTTCCCGGCAGAATAA
- a CDS encoding helix-turn-helix transcriptional regulator translates to MSIESPHKIKTIAEFHALRGLPQPKHPLISVVRFEDFKNHPAKGTEMILFDFYAISLKRGMNHVYKYGQQEYAYNFNNGVMFYTAPNQLLSIKIDDNTNHPKGWMLMIHPDFLWNTSLTTSIKKYDFFDYTANEALFLSEDEEIKLNQIIDNISQEYKEQIDAFSQSIIVSQLETLLNYSERFYQRQFITRRRVNHEILDRLEELLNRYINSDQLPELGIPSVQYISEQLHVSTGYLRSLLKQLVGQSTQQLIHDKLIEKAKEKLTTTNLSVSEIAYALGFEYSQSFNKLFKAKTRQSPLEFRKQFN, encoded by the coding sequence ATGAGTATCGAAAGTCCCCACAAAATAAAGACCATAGCCGAATTTCACGCTCTGCGTGGACTTCCACAGCCAAAACATCCGTTGATCAGTGTTGTACGCTTCGAGGATTTTAAGAACCATCCGGCCAAGGGCACTGAAATGATCTTGTTTGATTTTTATGCCATTTCACTGAAACGAGGCATGAATCATGTATACAAATATGGTCAGCAGGAATATGCCTATAATTTCAACAACGGAGTGATGTTTTATACAGCACCCAATCAGTTACTCTCCATCAAAATAGACGATAATACCAACCATCCAAAAGGCTGGATGTTGATGATACATCCCGACTTTCTATGGAATACTTCGCTGACTACATCCATCAAAAAATATGATTTCTTCGACTATACGGCCAACGAAGCCCTGTTTCTGTCAGAAGATGAAGAAATCAAACTGAATCAGATTATTGACAATATCAGTCAGGAATACAAAGAACAGATTGATGCATTTAGCCAATCCATCATTGTATCGCAGCTGGAAACGCTGCTAAACTACTCCGAGCGCTTTTACCAACGACAATTTATCACCCGTCGGCGGGTAAATCACGAAATTCTGGACCGGCTGGAGGAGCTGCTGAACCGCTATATCAACAGTGATCAACTACCTGAACTGGGAATACCCAGCGTACAATATATTTCTGAACAACTCCATGTGTCGACCGGATATCTGCGTAGTTTGCTGAAACAACTTGTCGGCCAAAGCACCCAGCAACTGATACACGACAAGCTGATAGAAAAAGCAAAAGAAAAACTTACAACAACTAATCTTTCTGTTTCGGAAATTGCCTATGCATTAGGATTTGAATATTCTCAATCTTTCAATAAACTTTTCAAAGCAAAGACCAGACAAAGTCCATTAGAGTTTCGAAAACAATTTAACTGA
- a CDS encoding AraC family transcriptional regulator, whose protein sequence is MHIRTLTKKIEIDHIFEDQWYYPIHKHMHYELLYISKGKGQHTINDQSYNYKEGDLFILTPQDYHFFLFHEKSSICVIKFNENYFESFLQDDEFKLLLSQLILPKRKILLSVECKKNIGGLIELIEKEYKKSSALQNIIIKNSLSLIMALMSEEENLVLATPKDERIQSVLNYIDRHIMDKHLLSIQNIAEEFNINKNYFNQYFRKATGSSFKKYIQTYALNLVAYRLVHQDRTLSQLAFDFGYSDESHLSNAFKTHFNQTPSAFKKEHRKSGSLL, encoded by the coding sequence ATGCACATAAGAACTCTAACAAAAAAGATAGAGATTGATCATATCTTTGAGGATCAATGGTATTATCCTATACATAAACATATGCATTATGAATTATTATATATCAGCAAAGGTAAGGGGCAACATACGATTAATGACCAAAGCTATAACTACAAAGAAGGTGATTTATTTATATTAACCCCACAGGACTATCACTTTTTTTTGTTCCATGAGAAATCTTCAATATGTGTTATCAAATTCAACGAGAATTATTTTGAATCTTTTTTGCAGGATGATGAATTCAAATTACTTTTATCGCAACTGATACTCCCCAAAAGGAAAATACTGTTATCTGTTGAATGCAAAAAAAACATTGGTGGATTAATAGAACTAATTGAAAAAGAATATAAGAAGTCATCCGCTTTACAGAATATTATTATCAAGAATTCCCTGAGTTTGATTATGGCATTAATGTCGGAAGAAGAGAATCTTGTTCTTGCGACGCCTAAAGATGAACGGATACAGTCTGTTCTTAATTACATTGATAGACACATTATGGATAAGCATCTGCTATCTATTCAAAATATAGCGGAGGAATTCAATATTAATAAAAATTATTTTAATCAGTATTTTCGCAAAGCAACAGGAAGTTCATTTAAAAAATATATCCAAACATACGCATTAAATCTTGTAGCTTATCGTTTGGTGCATCAAGATAGAACGTTATCCCAATTGGCCTTTGATTTTGGGTATAGTGACGAAAGTCATCTAAGTAATGCATTTAAAACCCACTTTAATCAAACTCCCTCCGCCTTTAAAAAGGAACATCGAAAATCAGGCTCACTGTTATAA
- a CDS encoding NAD-dependent epimerase/dehydratase family protein, with the protein MKTEKRTFGYLVSNAVPKNNIKVFITGVTGYIGGSVAERLVSMGYDVSGLVRTTDNAELLAKRNIRPIIGSLDDFDVMTKAAQSADIVINAANADHIGAVITLVTALEHSGKLLIHTSGSSIVADHADGAYGAEPLTEDDFFEPLPSRRARIDMNRYVRQAAIDKGIRTIVICPSMIYGEGKGMQVNSDQIPKLIDIAKHIGAGPYFGAGLNRYSNVYIDDLIDLYILAIEKAPGGSFFFAENGFNSFIEIAKMISTYLGLGGEITDLTVEHVINDYGEEARLGVTSNSVVKSLNARLLGWHPHGLSLEKYLENKRVS; encoded by the coding sequence ATGAAAACAGAAAAAAGAACATTCGGATATTTGGTATCCAATGCCGTGCCCAAGAATAATATTAAAGTATTTATTACAGGGGTTACAGGTTATATAGGAGGGTCGGTAGCAGAACGTCTTGTCTCAATGGGATATGATGTTTCCGGTTTAGTTAGAACTACAGACAATGCCGAACTATTGGCAAAAAGAAACATCAGACCAATCATTGGATCATTAGATGATTTTGATGTGATGACGAAGGCAGCCCAATCTGCTGATATTGTTATTAATGCCGCTAATGCTGACCATATTGGCGCAGTAATAACACTTGTTACGGCACTTGAACATAGTGGAAAACTATTGATTCATACCAGTGGATCTTCTATTGTTGCCGATCATGCTGACGGAGCATACGGAGCAGAGCCATTGACCGAAGATGACTTTTTTGAGCCGCTTCCTTCCAGACGCGCTCGTATTGATATGAATCGCTACGTAAGGCAAGCAGCCATTGATAAGGGAATCCGCACCATTGTTATATGTCCTTCTATGATTTATGGAGAAGGGAAGGGGATGCAGGTCAATAGTGATCAAATCCCGAAGCTGATAGATATCGCAAAACATATTGGCGCAGGCCCTTATTTTGGCGCAGGTCTTAACAGGTATTCAAATGTGTATATAGATGATTTGATTGATCTCTATATACTGGCAATAGAGAAAGCACCCGGCGGATCGTTTTTCTTTGCTGAAAACGGTTTTAACTCCTTTATCGAAATAGCCAAAATGATTAGTACCTATTTGGGATTGGGTGGAGAAATTACGGATCTGACAGTTGAACATGTAATAAATGATTATGGTGAAGAGGCTCGTTTAGGCGTGACTTCAAATAGTGTGGTGAAATCTTTAAATGCCCGATTGCTTGGTTGGCATCCTCATGGCCTGTCTCTTGAAAAGTATCTGGAAAACAAGCGAGTAAGTTAA
- a CDS encoding recombinase family protein, which produces MYSGIVYGYLRVSTDGQDVQSQALSLRTKAEYLGLSISEWAEDNGVSGVKEPENRKPGIILKRMKPDDIIIASELSRLGHKIFAVMRILEYCMKNEVKVYTVEDRYEFGDLLCFISIIHYICRIIEIK; this is translated from the coding sequence ATGTATAGCGGTATTGTATATGGTTATTTAAGAGTGAGTACGGATGGGCAAGATGTTCAAAGCCAAGCTCTAAGCTTAAGAACTAAAGCAGAATACTTAGGTTTATCAATTTCTGAATGGGCTGAAGATAATGGCGTTTCCGGCGTCAAAGAGCCGGAAAATCGAAAACCGGGTATTATTTTAAAGAGAATGAAACCGGATGATATCATTATAGCCTCGGAATTGTCTCGCCTAGGACATAAAATATTTGCGGTCATGCGAATTTTAGAATATTGCATGAAGAATGAAGTAAAAGTATATACGGTAGAAGATAGGTATGAATTTGGAGATTTATTATGCTTTATTTCTATAATTCACTATATTTGCAGAATAATAGAAATAAAATAA
- a CDS encoding type IV toxin-antitoxin system AbiEi family antitoxin domain-containing protein: MNFLEFKDRMFNLACFNIYQVFAWQPDFDRNNITRWVKKGYIVRLRQGYYAFPEYKGKPDYSLYFANRIYKPSYISLHTALSFYGMIPEAVVQITSVTSLKTISFANDFGEYSYNAVKGNLMFGYDLKPMFDNRTMQFATPEKALLDLLYLYSFYDNEQEMEELRLDEDYLHDELKIERLMEYSLKFQSKALDQRVKLLFRTYNL, from the coding sequence GTGAATTTCTTAGAATTTAAGGATAGAATGTTTAATTTGGCATGCTTCAATATTTACCAGGTATTTGCATGGCAACCGGATTTTGACCGAAACAATATAACCCGCTGGGTAAAGAAAGGGTATATTGTTCGGTTGAGACAAGGCTATTATGCCTTTCCCGAATACAAAGGAAAGCCGGATTACTCACTCTATTTTGCTAATCGAATTTATAAGCCTTCCTATATCAGTCTACATACGGCATTATCCTTTTATGGAATGATACCGGAAGCGGTTGTACAAATAACCAGTGTAACTTCACTGAAAACAATTTCTTTTGCAAATGATTTCGGGGAATATTCTTACAATGCAGTAAAAGGAAATCTAATGTTTGGATATGATTTGAAACCAATGTTTGACAACAGGACAATGCAATTTGCAACGCCGGAGAAAGCCTTACTTGATCTACTCTATCTTTATTCATTTTATGATAACGAACAAGAAATGGAAGAGCTACGATTGGATGAAGATTATTTGCATGATGAGTTAAAGATAGAGCGACTTATGGAATATTCCTTAAAGTTTCAAAGTAAAGCACTTGATCAGAGGGTAAAACTACTATTTAGAACATACAATTTATGA
- a CDS encoding nucleotidyl transferase AbiEii/AbiGii toxin family protein: MIQIEQIRNYFPAQIREVSIFDKHILKEYLQLMIMDYLSSTPYIQNIIFIGGTNLRLVQGIDRFSEDLDFDCKELSKNEFIEMTNGIIQFLGRSGFRVETRDKDNPKLTAFRRNIYFPELLFDLRLSGHKEERFLIKIESQDQGIEYKSVIADIKGCGFFFPFPVPSNGVLCSMKIAAMLSRAKGRDFYDLMFLLSQTKPDYDFLSRQCGISNSQEFKEATNKLLQTVDLKKKQKDFEHLLFNKANSEKILRFGDFMHSLAE; this comes from the coding sequence ATGATACAAATAGAACAGATAAGGAATTATTTCCCGGCACAAATACGTGAAGTGTCTATTTTTGATAAACATATACTGAAAGAGTATTTGCAATTAATGATTATGGATTATCTCTCTTCCACTCCATATATACAGAACATTATCTTTATAGGTGGTACAAACCTGCGTTTGGTCCAAGGGATTGATCGTTTCTCCGAAGATTTGGATTTTGATTGCAAAGAGCTTTCTAAGAACGAATTTATTGAAATGACAAATGGGATAATCCAATTCCTTGGACGTTCCGGGTTTCGTGTTGAGACAAGGGATAAAGATAATCCGAAACTAACAGCATTTAGACGTAACATTTATTTTCCTGAATTACTATTCGATTTGAGATTGAGTGGGCATAAAGAAGAGCGTTTCCTGATTAAAATAGAGAGTCAGGATCAGGGAATCGAATACAAATCTGTTATCGCAGACATTAAAGGCTGTGGTTTCTTTTTCCCATTTCCGGTTCCTTCTAATGGAGTGCTTTGTAGTATGAAAATCGCGGCGATGTTATCCCGTGCAAAAGGGCGTGATTTTTACGATTTGATGTTTTTATTATCGCAGACTAAGCCGGATTATGATTTTCTATCGAGACAATGTGGCATTTCCAATTCGCAGGAATTTAAGGAAGCCACCAACAAGCTTCTTCAAACTGTTGATTTAAAAAAGAAACAAAAGGATTTCGAGCATCTTCTTTTTAATAAAGCAAACAGTGAGAAGATCTTGAGATTTGGTGATTTTATGCATTCATTGGCAGAATGA